The segment AGGGCATCAACATGTTCCGGAAGGTGGAGGTGCCTGTCCTCGGCATTGTCGAGAACATGAGCTATTTCATCGCTCCGGATACAGGTGCCCGCTATGATATCTTCGGTCACGGCGGCGCGCGGAAGGAGGCCGAGCGCATCGGCATACCCTTCCTCGGCGAAGTGCCGCTGACCATGGGTATCCGCGAGACTTCCGATGCCGGAACGCCGCTGGTCGCTTCCGATCCAAACGGTACCGTCGCTGCCATCTATCGCGACATCGCCGCCAAAGTGTGGGCGCAGGTCAGCAACACGCCTCAGCGCGCCGCACCCTCCATCGTCTTCGAATAATTCACAACGGCGTGTGCTGAGCAGCGATTGCCTTGCCCGCGCCGTGTGCTATGACTTCGCACGATTTGAATCTGCGGTTAAAGCGCGCATCGAAGGGGTTGCGACTTGATTCTTTGCGAGCTTTGCTGCATATGCGCCGCCGGCGTGAATTTGGTCGGGCATATCCGATGACGGCCATCCGCCAATTGGTGACTTCGTCTCGCCTGAGCAATCGGCTTTGTCATGACGGACGAAGGATTGATACAGCGGCGCAATGGAGCATGGACACGGATTCCCAGCCGAACCGGCGGGATACGCCCGGAGTTTTATGATTTTTTCTCACTGTCCATTGGCAGAATCGCGGCGGGAGCGCACAAAGCGCCGTGGTTATAGCTTTGCCTCCGCCGTGCCGAGGACGATCCGTTGATCACGGCCTATTGCTCCGATTGCAAGCCGCTCGAATTGGCGGATCTGTCGACTATTGCCCAATTGCCGGACAACGCCATCTGGATCGATATGGTCGAGCCATCGCGTGAAGAAGAGACGAACATCGAGCGCCTGCTTGGGCTGGAGGTGCCGACGCGTGAGGATATGAAGGATATAGAGCCTTCGAGCCGGCTCTATGTCGAAGATGGCGCGGTCTTCCTGACGGCGTCGCTGCTTTGGAAGGCCGAGACCAACCTGCCGACATTGACAGATGTCGCCTTCATCCTGACGGGCCATCGCCTGATCACCATCCGCTACGCGCGACCGAAATCCTTTGCGCTGTTCATCGCAGCGCTGCAGCGCATTCCGCTGGAACGGCGCACGGGTGTCTCGCTTCTGGCGAAACTTCTGGAGACAATCGTCGACCGCACGGCTGAGATCCTTGAACAGACGGTCTCCAGCATCGATATATTGTCGGTGCATGTGTTCGGCGACCGCATGAAGAAAATCCGTCGTCCGTCGAACTATCTGGAAGAGAAACTCAAGGACGTTGCAGGCTATCACCGCACGGTCAGCAAGGTGCGCGATAGCCTGAGCTCATTGTCGCGGGTTTTGACCTTCCTTCAAACCATCCCCGCCATGCAGCAGGATCGTGAGGCCAAGGAATTGTGCCGCAATGTCTCGCGGGATGTGCAATCTTTATCTGAACATGCGTCCTTCGTCGCCGGTAACATTACCTTCCTGCTGGATGCATCGCTCGGCCTGATCAATATCGAGCAGAACGCTATCATCAAGATTTTCTCGATCGCCTCCGTGGTCTTCCTGCCGCCGACGCTTGTCGCCTCGGTCTACGGTATGAACTTCGAGTTTATACCGGAGTTGCATTTCGCCTACGGATACCCGGCATCGTTGCTTTTGATGGTGGTTTCCGCCGTTGTTCCGTTTCTCTTTTTTCGCTGGAAAGGCTGGCTCTGAGAGTCTAGTGATCCTGAATGTCTGACGAAACCCATCATTCTCCCGACGGGAAAATGAACGCTCGTAAGCTCGCATACCTCGCCCTCGGCTCGATCGGGGTCGTGTATGGCGATATCGGCACGAGCCCGCTCTATGCTTTTCGCGAGGCGCTGAAGCCGGTGGCTGCCGACGGTCTGACGCGCGGCGAGGTCATCAGCGTCGTCTCGCTGATGTTCTGGACGCTGACGATCATCGTCACCATCAAATATGTCCTTTTTCTGCTTCGGGCAGACAACGACGGCGAAGGCGGCACGC is part of the Rhizobium sp. CB3090 genome and harbors:
- a CDS encoding magnesium transporter CorA family protein is translated as MITAYCSDCKPLELADLSTIAQLPDNAIWIDMVEPSREEETNIERLLGLEVPTREDMKDIEPSSRLYVEDGAVFLTASLLWKAETNLPTLTDVAFILTGHRLITIRYARPKSFALFIAALQRIPLERRTGVSLLAKLLETIVDRTAEILEQTVSSIDILSVHVFGDRMKKIRRPSNYLEEKLKDVAGYHRTVSKVRDSLSSLSRVLTFLQTIPAMQQDREAKELCRNVSRDVQSLSEHASFVAGNITFLLDASLGLINIEQNAIIKIFSIASVVFLPPTLVASVYGMNFEFIPELHFAYGYPASLLLMVVSAVVPFLFFRWKGWL